One region of Bdellovibrio bacteriovorus genomic DNA includes:
- the truB gene encoding tRNA pseudouridine(55) synthase TruB, whose translation MTNNEIFHGLLLVDKPSGISSHDVVSRLRRILGTKAVGHSGTLDPMASGLMACLINEGTKLSQYILEGDKGYRVKAQFGVRTDTLDTTGTVLETKPVDITKEQILAAAEKLQGEMEVEVPIYSAIKIQGKKLYEYAREEKEVEVPKKLMTFWDVEPVATGPDWAEFDIKCTKGSYIRTWVDLLGKKLGCGAAMSELRRTWSAPYVIAQGQTLESIELSVKNNGNRDAFIPMDQALPQVKRVRVKGQDRVLLGNGQISHDLRTQLITSFNPDVDQYIQVLDQESGNLLAIIGLEPGKGFALRRVFKY comes from the coding sequence ATGACGAATAACGAAATATTCCATGGTCTTTTATTAGTCGATAAACCTTCAGGTATCTCGAGTCACGATGTCGTCTCGAGATTGCGTCGTATTCTAGGCACAAAAGCCGTGGGACATTCGGGCACGTTAGATCCGATGGCGTCAGGTTTGATGGCATGTTTAATTAACGAAGGCACCAAGCTCAGCCAATACATTTTGGAAGGCGATAAAGGTTATCGCGTTAAAGCCCAGTTTGGAGTTCGCACCGACACGCTCGATACCACGGGGACGGTTTTAGAAACAAAGCCGGTGGATATCACCAAAGAGCAGATCCTGGCGGCGGCAGAAAAACTGCAGGGGGAGATGGAAGTTGAAGTTCCGATTTATTCGGCGATCAAAATCCAAGGCAAAAAGCTCTATGAATATGCTCGTGAAGAAAAAGAGGTCGAAGTTCCTAAAAAACTTATGACTTTTTGGGATGTGGAGCCCGTGGCGACGGGACCTGATTGGGCCGAGTTTGATATCAAATGCACCAAGGGCAGCTATATCCGTACCTGGGTGGACCTGTTAGGAAAAAAACTAGGCTGTGGCGCTGCGATGAGCGAGTTGCGCCGAACTTGGTCCGCACCTTACGTGATTGCTCAAGGGCAGACGTTAGAATCCATTGAGCTTTCGGTGAAAAACAATGGCAATCGCGATGCCTTTATTCCGATGGATCAGGCTTTGCCGCAAGTAAAGCGTGTCCGCGTTAAGGGACAGGATCGTGTTCTTTTGGGCAACGGGCAAATCAGTCATGATCTGCGCACCCAGCTTATTACGTCATTCAATCCTGACGTGGACCAATATATCCAAGTTCTTGATCAAGAATCTGGGAATTTATTGGCCATTATTGGCTTAGAACCGGGCAAAGGCTTCGCACTGCGCCGAGTTTTTAAGTACTAA
- a CDS encoding tail fiber domain-containing protein, which produces MLGFAALSAKAAPTYLTYQGRIVKPNGQALEHNNVSFLFEITSSNGSCVLYREQVDGVNMQNSNGVFDVPIGNSHSYPAAPSFTILDAFNNSGGLTCFGGTPFSPTLSSGRLLRVQFHDGTAWRLISPDSAIRSVPYAGHAESSNKLGGHLADQFVLKSEINLGADCKSGFFLTWDAASRTFGCAADAAGAGGGLSSLNGQTGATQTFSPLATATSYGFGSSGNVHTLTIPSASTAGVTAGTISKSEFDAFSAKQAPGNYIVTLSGDVTSSLYSAGTVTTTIANNAVTTVKIADGAITGQKLENSGVSAGTYSSVTVDAKGRVTAGGTLASTDIPNLDASKITTGTLTRDVSAANVTATNIRIYDGVSQYLTMRLPPGGTGYTLNWPNAVGAAGSILQTDASGNLSWVTPPSAPVSSVAGRTGAVTLSNTDISGLGTAATRNVPSSGDAAAAEVVLGNDTRLSGPRAPNGSAGGDLSGTYPNPTVAKIQTRAMSNTAPLDGQVILWDNGNTTWTPQYVRMQDIRNTWGGTAMLPSTLCTADQAMVWNSLVDRFTCQNIGSLDAAAITTGVLAAARLGTGTADNTKYLRGDGTWQTLSTSDATKLPLAGGQMSGDIDMNTHKIINASNIPWTAVNPGGSNDMQSLRWDDTAKEWKWFTAGAAGAGIATINGANGTAQTLAPTASATSYGFTTSSNTHTFSIPSASGAGVTAGTISKTEYDSFAAKQAAGNYATALAGDVTSTGYSAGTLTTAIATNAVTTAKINDGAVTGVKLEDVSGLIVGTYPKVTVDAKGRVTTGAALSATDIPDLDAAKITTGVFSVARLATGTPDGSKFLRDDGTWAALPNLGSGYVLKTGDTMTGPLQVNSSSTAGLVSRGFGVSVPGTIDLSGALGTAGSPGKVANGAEIGRVSFSGYVRNPADTADAYTPLASIRAKTVNMDAQGRAGGGFGFFSSYFGSGSEVERMTFLPPSNLGIGNTNPQVEIHIGNLGGSIQIGADATTNRNFYMMNSSVSALRAFDIGNGNASGGGTVLARFQNDGKVGIGVANPTERLDVGGKVKATEFCIGATCISSWPSGGSGSVTSVVAGSGLTGGTITTTGTLAVDVGTNAGQIPQLNVSGKLPAAVIPTDILTTSTTLGGDLSGSLPNPTVVKIQGQTVANTVPSTSGQVLVWDQSTTRWTVNNIRAQDISTIWGGTQIIPSSSCGAHQAMVWSTITDRMTCQNIGSLDAAAVTTGTFATGRLGTGTADNTKYLRGDGTWAAISVSETDPKVGANTTNYVSKWDGSALVASGISEVSGNVGIGIASASNPLEIQKNHNGETFLVMRNTNTGNASEVGITIENNAGAAGSIFSTSFNYSSVTAYQDRFNIVSTPNVTGLTLAAENGDMRFLTTGQTERMRLTAAGDFGIGTTNPGAKLEVGGQIKITGGSPGLGKVLTSNATGLATWQNPATSGTVTSITAGTGLTGGTITGSGTIGLGTELTGLNGLSTNGFVKRTGAGAYSTVSSVTLTSEVTGVLPIANGGTNSSTALNSNRLMASISGAIQELGAMADGQVVVGKNASAPQIVTLGGDATISNTGSLTLGTGSVNSAKISDGTVGVVDLNFTGTMTTNTGIVVRDGTQFHNKTCSANQVLIWTVSNGWACNSLVLTETDPKVGSNTTNYVSKWNGTALVASGIFENGSGNIGIGTTSPGYKLQVNTTSAEVGAWDVASAFNYTFANPTATSATRFIGQINGTENGNTAAITGEIIGQVNYANNSMPSALNKLSGSWHGVKNNNGAGAVTTAVGVQGQIENASTNTIATAMGLQSSILKTSSGANTNGFGLYVGNIQATNAWSVYASDATAPSYFAGSVGVGTVSPAVKLDVVGGSAAVDNSFLIKKTNSASNRYNAVEINPWVYDSTSTSEDTALLIATKINGTTSNVAEFGSENYFYTPTNFDGSWTYLRRDGNNANGPWLYGEKFRGSFGTKGAVASGDDLLNIGGLGYNSSGTNNLGALISFQATEAYTNAAGGAKIYFATTPNGNTSFQTRMTIDQTGFVGIGTTSPSNTLHVTQAAAGVVARFANSAGSCTLTPSSSAANWACTSDASLKENVQNISGEEALDKMLGLNAVTYTLKKGDDGSRHTGYIAQNVRDVAPEFVRQDESGILQVSYTGFIPWITEGLKALHLKVKNLIDIQAAQSRELASQGQAILLLEKQNREKSSEIEALKKESEDLKARFEKLEKHLAK; this is translated from the coding sequence ATGCTTGGTTTTGCGGCACTTTCGGCAAAAGCAGCCCCTACCTATCTCACTTATCAAGGTCGCATCGTAAAACCCAACGGCCAGGCTCTAGAACATAACAATGTCAGTTTTCTTTTTGAAATCACTTCGTCCAATGGATCTTGCGTGCTTTATCGGGAACAAGTTGACGGCGTAAACATGCAAAACTCTAATGGGGTTTTCGACGTTCCTATCGGTAATTCCCACAGCTATCCGGCCGCGCCCTCCTTTACCATCTTAGATGCCTTCAATAATTCAGGGGGTTTGACGTGCTTTGGGGGAACTCCATTTTCTCCCACTTTAAGCTCCGGTCGTCTTTTACGCGTTCAATTTCATGACGGCACCGCTTGGAGATTAATCTCCCCCGATTCTGCCATTCGCTCTGTTCCTTACGCGGGCCATGCGGAATCTTCTAATAAGTTGGGCGGACATCTTGCTGACCAATTTGTACTAAAATCAGAAATTAATTTGGGTGCCGACTGTAAATCAGGATTTTTCCTTACGTGGGATGCGGCTTCAAGAACTTTTGGCTGTGCTGCCGACGCCGCAGGCGCGGGCGGAGGTTTAAGTTCACTTAACGGTCAAACCGGAGCGACACAAACCTTCTCTCCTCTAGCGACGGCCACCTCTTACGGTTTTGGTTCCTCAGGCAATGTTCACACTCTAACAATTCCATCAGCATCCACGGCGGGGGTCACCGCCGGAACGATTTCAAAATCAGAGTTTGATGCTTTCTCTGCCAAACAAGCCCCTGGCAATTACATCGTTACCTTAAGTGGTGACGTCACTTCATCGTTATACTCAGCCGGAACGGTGACGACCACCATCGCCAATAATGCCGTAACCACGGTGAAGATCGCCGATGGCGCGATCACCGGACAAAAACTTGAAAACTCGGGAGTGAGTGCCGGTACCTACTCCTCTGTCACCGTCGATGCGAAAGGGCGCGTGACAGCGGGTGGAACTTTGGCCTCGACTGATATTCCAAATTTGGATGCTTCAAAAATAACGACAGGCACCTTAACTCGCGACGTGAGTGCCGCCAATGTCACGGCCACCAACATCCGCATCTATGATGGCGTCAGCCAATATTTAACGATGCGCCTGCCCCCTGGCGGAACCGGTTATACCCTAAACTGGCCTAACGCGGTCGGCGCTGCTGGCTCAATCTTACAAACCGATGCCAGCGGAAATCTTTCTTGGGTGACCCCTCCATCAGCGCCCGTCAGCAGTGTTGCGGGAAGAACCGGTGCGGTGACTCTTTCAAATACGGACATCTCGGGTCTTGGTACAGCTGCGACTCGCAACGTCCCCTCATCCGGGGACGCCGCTGCGGCGGAGGTTGTTTTAGGTAATGACACTCGCCTTTCGGGACCACGAGCACCGAATGGCTCCGCGGGCGGAGATCTTTCAGGAACTTATCCCAATCCAACTGTTGCCAAAATCCAAACTCGCGCGATGTCCAATACGGCGCCACTGGATGGACAAGTCATCCTTTGGGATAATGGAAATACCACCTGGACGCCCCAGTACGTGCGCATGCAAGACATTCGCAATACCTGGGGTGGAACCGCGATGCTTCCCTCCACTTTATGTACGGCAGATCAAGCCATGGTCTGGAACTCACTGGTGGATCGCTTCACTTGTCAAAACATTGGATCTTTGGATGCGGCGGCGATAACAACAGGTGTATTGGCGGCAGCAAGATTAGGTACCGGGACTGCGGATAATACAAAATATCTTCGTGGTGATGGAACGTGGCAGACACTTTCAACAAGTGATGCCACCAAGCTTCCCCTTGCCGGCGGTCAGATGTCTGGCGACATCGATATGAATACTCATAAAATTATCAACGCTTCTAACATCCCTTGGACGGCGGTAAATCCTGGTGGCAGTAACGATATGCAATCACTTCGTTGGGATGACACCGCGAAAGAGTGGAAATGGTTCACGGCGGGTGCCGCCGGTGCGGGGATCGCCACAATCAACGGTGCCAACGGGACAGCGCAAACTTTGGCGCCTACGGCTTCCGCCACCTCCTACGGATTTACGACAAGTTCAAATACTCACACGTTCTCAATCCCTTCAGCCAGTGGCGCGGGTGTGACGGCGGGTACGATTTCAAAAACTGAATATGATAGCTTCGCCGCCAAACAAGCCGCAGGAAATTACGCCACGGCCTTAGCCGGTGATGTGACATCCACAGGTTATTCTGCGGGCACACTGACCACCGCCATTGCCACCAATGCCGTGACCACGGCGAAAATAAACGATGGCGCGGTGACGGGTGTCAAACTTGAAGATGTGTCCGGTCTCATTGTTGGCACTTATCCCAAGGTCACCGTGGATGCCAAGGGTCGCGTGACCACGGGCGCAGCCCTTTCCGCAACAGATATTCCAGATCTTGATGCCGCGAAAATAACCACCGGGGTGTTCTCTGTCGCAAGACTAGCCACGGGAACTCCAGATGGGTCTAAATTCTTACGCGACGATGGGACCTGGGCCGCTTTACCCAATTTAGGCTCGGGCTATGTTCTTAAAACGGGCGATACCATGACGGGTCCCTTGCAAGTGAATTCATCTTCGACAGCGGGGCTTGTCAGCAGAGGTTTTGGTGTCAGTGTTCCTGGCACCATTGATCTTTCAGGTGCATTGGGCACGGCGGGTTCTCCGGGAAAAGTGGCCAATGGCGCCGAAATCGGTCGCGTCAGTTTTTCTGGTTACGTAAGAAATCCAGCCGACACTGCGGACGCCTACACCCCGCTTGCTTCTATTCGCGCCAAAACAGTGAACATGGATGCCCAAGGACGTGCTGGTGGTGGGTTTGGTTTCTTCAGTAGTTATTTTGGCAGTGGATCTGAAGTGGAACGAATGACCTTCCTTCCTCCATCAAATTTGGGTATCGGAAACACCAATCCGCAAGTAGAGATTCATATCGGGAATCTAGGTGGTTCAATCCAGATCGGCGCTGATGCCACGACCAATCGCAATTTCTATATGATGAATTCGTCCGTAAGTGCCTTGCGTGCTTTTGATATCGGAAACGGAAACGCCAGCGGCGGCGGAACTGTTTTAGCACGATTTCAAAATGACGGAAAAGTTGGTATCGGAGTTGCCAACCCCACAGAACGTCTTGATGTCGGCGGAAAAGTGAAAGCCACAGAGTTCTGTATTGGAGCCACATGCATTTCTTCATGGCCTTCAGGTGGTAGCGGTTCTGTAACAAGTGTCGTGGCAGGCTCAGGTTTAACCGGCGGAACAATTACGACCACGGGAACTTTGGCCGTTGATGTCGGCACGAACGCCGGGCAAATTCCCCAATTAAATGTTTCTGGTAAACTACCAGCGGCGGTGATCCCCACAGATATCCTGACCACTTCGACAACATTGGGCGGTGATCTTTCAGGAAGCTTGCCCAATCCGACCGTCGTAAAAATCCAAGGCCAAACGGTGGCGAACACGGTTCCGTCAACTTCGGGACAAGTTTTAGTCTGGGATCAAAGCACCACCCGCTGGACCGTGAACAACATCCGTGCGCAAGATATCTCGACCATATGGGGTGGGACACAAATTATTCCGTCATCATCCTGCGGTGCTCATCAAGCCATGGTATGGAGCACGATCACCGATCGCATGACTTGTCAAAATATCGGCTCATTAGATGCCGCGGCCGTCACCACCGGCACATTTGCAACAGGTCGCCTTGGTACCGGCACGGCGGATAACACTAAATATCTTCGGGGTGACGGAACGTGGGCCGCGATCTCAGTGAGTGAAACGGATCCCAAGGTGGGCGCCAACACAACGAACTATGTTTCTAAGTGGGATGGTTCTGCTTTAGTTGCCAGTGGTATTTCCGAAGTCAGTGGCAATGTTGGTATCGGTATCGCCTCGGCTTCTAATCCTTTGGAAATCCAAAAAAATCATAATGGTGAAACTTTTCTTGTCATGCGCAATACCAATACCGGCAACGCTTCGGAAGTCGGAATTACTATTGAAAACAACGCAGGTGCCGCCGGAAGTATCTTTAGTACTTCATTTAACTATTCAAGTGTCACCGCTTATCAAGATCGGTTTAATATAGTGTCAACGCCCAACGTGACCGGTCTAACTCTTGCCGCTGAAAATGGCGATATGCGCTTTCTGACCACAGGTCAAACTGAACGCATGCGCTTAACGGCCGCCGGTGATTTTGGCATCGGCACGACCAACCCGGGCGCAAAACTTGAAGTGGGTGGTCAAATTAAAATCACGGGCGGAAGCCCCGGATTAGGCAAAGTTCTAACTTCCAACGCGACCGGCTTAGCAACTTGGCAAAATCCGGCGACCAGCGGTACGGTGACAAGCATCACTGCTGGCACAGGTTTGACCGGGGGAACAATCACGGGGTCAGGTACAATTGGTTTAGGCACCGAATTGACCGGCCTGAATGGTCTGAGCACGAATGGCTTTGTAAAACGCACCGGAGCGGGAGCTTATTCAACGGTGTCTTCGGTCACCTTAACTTCTGAAGTCACTGGGGTCTTACCTATCGCCAACGGCGGTACAAATTCCAGCACAGCATTGAATAGCAACCGTTTGATGGCTTCGATCAGTGGTGCGATTCAAGAATTAGGTGCGATGGCCGATGGACAAGTTGTTGTTGGTAAAAATGCATCTGCTCCGCAAATCGTGACCTTAGGCGGTGACGCCACGATTTCAAACACGGGCTCTTTGACTTTAGGAACGGGTTCAGTAAATTCAGCCAAAATTTCAGATGGCACCGTCGGTGTGGTCGACCTTAACTTCACTGGCACAATGACGACTAATACCGGGATCGTTGTTCGTGATGGCACTCAATTTCATAATAAAACTTGCTCCGCCAATCAGGTTCTGATTTGGACAGTTTCAAACGGTTGGGCTTGTAATTCGTTGGTTTTAACTGAAACCGATCCTAAAGTGGGTTCGAATACGACAAACTATGTTTCTAAATGGAATGGCACCGCCCTGGTTGCCAGCGGCATCTTTGAAAACGGATCTGGCAATATCGGCATTGGAACCACGAGTCCTGGATACAAACTGCAGGTGAACACCACTTCTGCTGAAGTGGGTGCTTGGGATGTGGCTTCGGCATTTAATTATACTTTCGCAAATCCTACGGCAACTAGCGCCACCCGTTTCATCGGTCAAATTAATGGGACTGAAAATGGAAATACCGCGGCGATCACGGGTGAAATCATTGGACAAGTGAATTACGCCAATAACAGCATGCCATCCGCTTTAAATAAACTCAGTGGCTCCTGGCACGGCGTAAAAAACAACAATGGCGCGGGTGCCGTGACCACGGCCGTCGGTGTTCAAGGACAAATTGAAAACGCATCGACAAATACTATTGCCACGGCCATGGGTCTTCAATCCTCTATTTTAAAGACAAGCTCGGGTGCGAATACCAACGGCTTTGGCTTGTACGTCGGAAACATCCAAGCCACTAACGCTTGGTCAGTCTATGCAAGTGACGCCACCGCCCCTTCTTACTTCGCGGGAAGCGTCGGCGTGGGAACAGTGTCTCCAGCGGTGAAACTAGATGTCGTCGGCGGTTCCGCGGCGGTGGACAATAGCTTCCTCATTAAAAAAACCAATAGCGCTTCCAACCGCTATAACGCGGTGGAAATCAACCCTTGGGTGTATGACTCCACCTCCACCAGCGAGGACACCGCCCTCTTAATCGCGACAAAAATAAATGGCACAACAAGCAACGTTGCCGAGTTCGGCTCCGAAAATTATTTTTATACTCCTACAAACTTTGACGGCAGCTGGACATATTTGCGCCGGGACGGAAACAATGCCAATGGCCCGTGGCTTTACGGAGAAAAATTCCGTGGCTCCTTTGGCACAAAAGGCGCCGTCGCTAGCGGTGATGATCTTTTAAATATCGGGGGGCTTGGCTATAATAGTTCCGGAACGAATAATTTGGGGGCATTGATTTCATTTCAAGCTACGGAAGCCTATACGAACGCAGCTGGAGGCGCGAAAATCTATTTTGCGACTACTCCCAACGGCAATACATCTTTTCAAACACGCATGACCATTGATCAAACGGGTTTTGTCGGCATCGGTACAACCAGTCCTTCAAACACCTTGCATGTAACACAAGCCGCAGCCGGGGTCGTCGCAAGGTTCGCTAACTCTGCGGGTTCGTGTACTCTAACACCATCAAGCAGTGCCGCGAACTGGGCTTGTACGTCTGATGCGAGCTTAAAAGAAAATGTGCAAAACATTTCCGGTGAAGAGGCCTTAGACAAAATGTTAGGTTTAAATGCCGTTACCTACACTTTGAAAAAGGGTGATGATGGCTCACGACACACGGGATATATCGCGCAAAATGTGCGCGACGTAGCGCCGGAGTTCGTGCGCCAAGATGAAAGTGGAATTTTACAAGTGAGTTATACGGGCTTCATCCCGTGGATCACGGAAGGCTTAAAAGCTCTGCACCTTAAGGTAAAAAATCTTATCGATATTCAAGCGGCCCAAAGCCGCGAATTGGCTTCGCAAGGACAAGCTATCTTACTTTTAGAAAAACAAAATCGAGAAAAATCATCTGAGATCGAGGCCCTTAAAAAAGAATCTGAAGATTTAAAAGCACGCTTCGAAAAACTAGAAAAGCATCTGGCGAAATAA
- the rbfA gene encoding 30S ribosome-binding factor RbfA → MKNMGDGRRVARVEREIQATVAQFLIRGFKTPLPGLVTVASVKMPADLRTAKVYVSVLGSEKQQEEALDLLQERAFEIQNFIGKELKMRYCPKLTFYVDHTTEQVIKVEKILHELENERKKREGTGETPESDDE, encoded by the coding sequence ATGAAGAATATGGGTGATGGGCGCCGAGTTGCGCGTGTAGAACGAGAAATCCAGGCCACCGTCGCTCAGTTTTTGATTCGCGGATTTAAAACACCGTTGCCAGGTCTGGTGACGGTGGCTTCAGTAAAGATGCCAGCCGACCTTCGCACCGCGAAGGTCTATGTCAGTGTTTTAGGTTCTGAAAAACAACAAGAAGAGGCGTTAGACTTACTTCAAGAACGTGCTTTTGAAATTCAAAACTTCATCGGCAAAGAACTAAAAATGCGCTATTGCCCTAAATTGACTTTCTATGTGGATCACACCACTGAACAAGTGATCAAAGTTGAAAAGATTCTTCACGAGCTTGAAAATGAGCGTAAAAAACGTGAAGGAACCGGCGAGACTCCAGAGTCTGATGACGAATAA
- a CDS encoding phospholipase D-like domain-containing protein has translation MKYLISVLVIFFAFNASAKVEALFHPNGPTLETIAQWISEAQSTVDIAMYNMDVKESSPIIATLKSAAVQARLHSGELKIRVNLELYSSPEANTAKRQALEDLGVDVRYLDNKDVKIHHKFAVIDANGPLPRVVTSSANWAVMSQEGYDENFLFFTAEKEVTARYQQEFLRLWKASKEFGATLPSTEQKPVSFVDESDVEVVFNSPRTIEPQSPEKSMLTDEIVGHINGAKKTLEIATARIRLVPILEALRTAANRGVQVQAVIGQDDFRDLGRRARYLVHKNIQVRIKFYNLDINDFLKFQMHNKFMIVDGETLIAGSFNWSQSSEFNHIENIVILTGAKAQEVIPAYHQRFSGIWEMGRDQYASVLADLEKNQPHQCALPPMVLTSDEIKELLKYKADCK, from the coding sequence ATGAAATATTTAATTTCAGTCTTAGTTATCTTTTTCGCATTCAACGCTTCTGCGAAAGTTGAAGCCCTCTTTCACCCGAACGGTCCCACTTTAGAAACAATAGCCCAATGGATTTCTGAAGCGCAATCCACCGTGGACATTGCCATGTACAACATGGACGTCAAAGAGTCTTCGCCTATCATTGCCACGTTGAAAAGTGCGGCTGTCCAGGCACGCCTTCACTCGGGAGAACTGAAAATTCGGGTGAACTTAGAACTTTATAGCAGCCCCGAAGCCAACACGGCTAAAAGACAAGCGCTTGAAGATTTAGGGGTGGATGTTCGTTATTTAGATAATAAAGACGTTAAAATTCATCATAAGTTCGCGGTGATTGATGCTAACGGCCCATTGCCGCGAGTGGTGACCAGCAGTGCAAACTGGGCTGTCATGTCACAAGAAGGTTACGATGAGAATTTCCTTTTTTTTACCGCTGAAAAAGAAGTGACCGCCCGCTATCAACAAGAGTTTTTACGATTGTGGAAAGCGTCTAAAGAGTTCGGCGCGACTTTGCCCTCCACGGAACAAAAACCGGTGTCTTTCGTGGATGAATCAGATGTTGAAGTCGTCTTTAATTCTCCGCGCACGATTGAACCTCAATCTCCGGAAAAATCAATGCTGACGGATGAAATCGTGGGGCATATTAATGGCGCCAAAAAGACTCTTGAAATCGCCACGGCTCGCATTCGTCTGGTGCCGATTTTAGAAGCTCTGCGCACCGCCGCCAATCGGGGCGTGCAAGTGCAAGCGGTGATTGGTCAAGATGACTTCCGGGATTTAGGGCGCCGTGCTCGTTACCTAGTGCATAAGAACATCCAAGTGCGTATTAAGTTTTATAACTTAGACATCAATGATTTCTTAAAATTTCAGATGCATAACAAGTTTATGATTGTGGATGGAGAGACCTTGATTGCGGGATCTTTTAATTGGTCCCAAAGCAGTGAATTCAATCATATTGAGAATATCGTTATTTTGACGGGTGCCAAAGCCCAAGAGGTCATTCCGGCCTATCACCAGCGTTTTTCTGGTATTTGGGAAATGGGACGCGATCAATATGCATCGGTGTTAGCAGATTTAGAAAAAAATCAGCCTCACCAATGTGCTTTGCCGCCAATGGTGCTGACTTCGGATGAAATCAAAGAGCTATTGAAATACAAGGCCGATTGTAAGTAG